The Vidua chalybeata isolate OUT-0048 chromosome 21, bVidCha1 merged haplotype, whole genome shotgun sequence genome contains a region encoding:
- the LOC128798387 gene encoding uncharacterized protein LOC128798387: MLPVLLGCSRCSWGSQPCTIPGCSRCFQGSQPCRIPLFPGWSRCSRCSQPRRIPGCSRRSRGSQPRRIPVLPGCSRGSQPRRIPLFPGRSRCSRDAPAVPGMLPGLPAPQDPAVPGTLPLFPGRSRCSQPRRIPLFPGRSRCSRDAPGAPRALSPAGSRCSRDAPAVPGMLPGLSAPQDPAVPGTLPLFPGRSRCPRRSQPRSARPVGCSLSPPRGHGGQRSRSRPAGSSGRGAAEMSGKIRNSGKTRLLRTLLRPPEAPTAPGWSGSTESISGSTGFEEGTANTGTAAGSQRREHNAGADPSKGPFLQKSRLHSLV, from the coding sequence atgctcccGGTGCTCCTGGGATGCTCCCGGTGCTCCTGGGGCTCTCAGCCCTGCACGATCCCGGGATGCTCCCGGTGCTTCCAGGGCTCTCAGCCCTGCAGGATCCCGCTATTCCCGGGATGGTCCCggtgctccaggtgctctcaGCCCCGCAGGATCCCGGGATGCTCCCGGCGCTCCCGGGGCTCTCAGCCCCGCAGGATCCCGGTGCTCCCGGGATGCTCCCGGGGCTCTCAGCCCCGCAGGATCCCGCTGTTCCCGGGACGCTCCCGCTGTTCCCGGGACGCTCCCGCTGTTCCCGGGatgctcccagggctcccagccccGCAGGATCCCGCTGTTCCCGGGACGCTCCCGCTGTTCCCGGGACGCTCCCggtgctcccagccccgcagGATCCCGCTGTTCCCGGGACGCTCCCGCTGTTCCCGGGACGCTCCCGGTGCTCCCAGGGCTCTCAGCCCCGCCGGATCCCGGTGCTCCCGGGACGCTCCCGCTGTTCCCGGGATGCTCCCAGGGCTCTCAGCCCCACAGGATCCCGCTGTTCCCGGGACGCTCCCGCTGTTCCCGGGACGCTCCCGGTGCCCCCGGCGCTCTCAGCCGCGCTCGGCCCGGCCCGTTGGCTGTTCTCTGTCGCCACCCCGCGGTCACGGCGGGCAGCGCAGCCGGTCCCGCCCCGCGGGCAGCAgcggccgcggcgccgccgAAATGTCGGGAAAAATTCGGAATTCGGGGAAAACGCGTCTCCTCCGGACGCTGCTGAGGCCTCCTGAAGCCCCGACAGCGCCGGGCTGGAGCGGAAGCACTGAAAGCATCTCCGGTTCTACCGGGTTTGAAGAAGGGACAGCAAACACCGGCACCGCCGCGGGTTCGCAGCGCCGCGAGCACAACGCGGGCGCTGATCCGTCAAAGGGACCATTCCTACAGAAATCCCGTCTCCACTCGCTCGTTTGA